CACAGCATGTTTTAGTAAACTTAAATGAAAGATTGATAGTCATTTCCTTTTAAAGACTGTTGTGAAAAATGAAGAGataaatgaatttaattaataaacaattcggccctattcaacatacaacatcaaattttgtccaccatttgaaaaaacataaattttggccattttttgtatttcatgactattctacccttctctcgctctcctctctctttccgAATATCCCcatccccctctctctctccagcggctcctctctctttctcatctccccctctctctgctccagcggctctctctctttctcatctccctcctctctctctctctctctctctctttccagcggctgcgcggcagcggcgccgagcttggagaattcgtcggagctctcgcagcggtggtggaggagatcctccctctctctctccagcggctgtcgctctcccctctctctttctcatctccctctctctctctccagcgcgcggcggcggcagatctagtctgatgaggcggcggcggtggatctgatctgatcgttgagccgcctcctccatcggcagatatgatctccgcctccttcgatttcagccatggcagatctgatctgatctgtgtgttgcacgtatggcacttatagtgccataagtgcacacttctccctagggtttagatattctggccatttagggtttagattatccatttgaggtttagatgttccatttagggtttagatgttccatttagggtttaaatgatgttgttgtttctgtatttgttgtgctgcacgtatggcacttatgacactattagtgccacaagtgcccaaaatgattattttactttattttattttggatttccgttggcacttatggcactaataagtgccaacggaaatccaaaataaaaccaaagtaaaatcttggcacttatggcactaatagtgccataagtgcctaacccgacccggcacgtgacccgcgtgcctgatcctacctggtccgcctcattaagggtaaaaacgtccaaatcaataaaaatggccaaaatttgtgttttttcaatgtgtgaccataaattgtgttttatgtttcattttggctacttcaaaattttactctttaattaatatcTTAATAAGGGGGttgaaaagtaaaaaatttAATAGGGTAAAAGATAATTAATCTTGGTCTAAGGAAAACTATTATATTGTTAAACAAGATCAAAAGTCTAAAACATCTTATATTTTGAAAAAGGAGGGAGTATTTGCTTATACCATTTATTCGACATTTTACTGGTAGATCGATgcataaagttttttttttttagagggaAAACGTACGACTTTATTACTCCATATCATGACGTACAATGTCCCTAAGCCACTGTGGATAAAGTTttaacttaaaaataaaatatcaaatcatttatttttttaaaatttatttatacatttagcTAAAAAGTACTATAATTTAAtgatcattcaatattttttgcaCAATTACACTTTAGTAAAAAATGTGTAAAACTTTTcacataaaataaaacaaatttatCACTAAATTTAGAGTAAATATCACGTTAAACTTCAAACTGTTTTTGCAATATCAATTATATCATGaactatttaaaatattcttttgaactttgaactatcaattttgtatcaattgtaccattcgtcCATTTGTTTTGCTCTGAAAATTTGATGTGGCTTACCGAATGCCACGatgtatttaaaattattattttcttaatctACATTATATAAAACGATGTCATTATATGGCTTACTAATTACTAAAAATTTGAATGATGAAAAATGAATGAAGGGTataattgaacccaagacctttggcttTGGACATTAACAATTTAttgcttggccaacacacgcacgcTAAAATGATATTTGCCCTTAAATAATTCGTGGAGTATAAAACTTTTCAAATCAAACAAATCAATTAGTGGATTTAGACATAGAATACGTCTATAAAAATGAGcattttttgtaaaataaaaaataaaaattaagaaaatggcAATTTTTACCCATTTACGCAACATTTATGGCTAAAAAGAAACCAAAAAATGGTGGGAAGAAACTATACGGCGAAAGATGAATAAAAAAGTTGGAAAGGCAAAGAAAACAGGACAAGAAGAGAGTGAACCTGAAAATCATCGAACATCTTCAACCTCAACCTCAACTCGACGATAAGAGAAATCTCAATCCCATACCACAAACACCCACACCCACCCACCACTTCACTTTCTCACTCCAAATACACCCCCCACTTTCTCACTCTCACCACACAATTACTCTCCGATAATGGCCTCCACCGCTGCATCACCGGCCTTCTGCGCCATCCCCAAGGCCTCCACCGCCGCCCGGGCCTCTCTCAACCCCCCCACCACCCGCTTCCTCGCCAAGACCCCTCTCCGCCGCCTGGCCTTCGCCGCCGCCGACCCACTCCTCGCCCACCACGTCGCCACCAAGCTGCGATCATTCTCCGCCAAGCCCGTCAGAGGTGTCGCCACCATGGCCAAGAGGAGCGTTGGCGACCTGTCCGCCGCCGAGCTCAAGGGCAAGAAGGTCTTTGTCAGGGCTGACCTCAATGTGCCTCTCGACGACAATCAGAACATCACTGATGATACTAGGATTAGGGCTGCCATTCCCACAATTAAGCATCTCATTAACAATGGCGCTAAAGTCATTCTTTCTACTCACTTGGTCAGTTCATCTTTCTCTCCCGATTAAACGGATGCTGATTTACTTCTTCTATCACTTCCATATCTGGGATTTTGCTTTGCTCTGCATTCTTCTTATGACTCTGATTTGCTTTATTATATTTAGATTCTTGTTTTCGCTTAGTTTATGTGATGTTTGGGGATCAAGATCTGATTTTGAACTATGTTGTGTTTCTGATATAGCCTTAGGCCTCATGATCCAAGACTAGAAGTgtctataaataaaataagttaatacCCCACGATTGCTTGTAAATGTTTGGTTATATCTACTTCTCATAAATTTCTGTTAATCGCACTGGTGCCTTCTGTTTCATCAAGATAGTATTAGTCATTCTTTATCAGGCCATAGTTATATTACAAAAAATTCCCTGCATAATGACATTAGTCTTGACACTGTGGTTTCACTTATCGTTCATATGCTTGATTTCTCAGGGTCGGCCGAAGGGTGTCACTCCAAAATTCAGTCTTGCACCTCTCGTTCCCAGGCTATCTGAACTGCTCGGTATTCAGGTACCAGTTATAGGAAATTAGATTTCGTTGTAAAGAGGATACTTTTGGAGATGATCATGTTTTTTGCTTTTACAAAGGGCTATCAAAAGTAACTAACTCCCAATTCTTTTCTTTATGCTAATCATTAGCACGAGTAAAGGTTAGCTTTCTTCTGATAATTCATACTTAAAACAGGTTGTGAAGGCTGATGACTGCATTGGTCCAGAGGTCGAGAAACTGGTTTCCGGTTTAGCTGATGGTAGCGTCCTTTTGCTTGAGAATGTGAGGTTCTACAAAGAGGAAGAGAAAAATGAACCTGAGTTTGCAAAGAAGCTTGCCTCATTGGCCGATCTTTATGTGAACGATGCATTCGGTACTGCCCACAGAGCACATGCCTCTACTGAGGGAGTTACGAAGTTCCTGAAACCATCAGTTGCTGGTTTCCTTTTACAAAAGGTTACACTTTCTTAACTCTTACGCTCTTACGACATCCCAACTTACAAACTATATTAGCTTTATGTTTGGAAATGGATGGTCAGTGCCAATTTTCTTCTTCAGGAGCTGGACTATCTCGATGGAGCAGTTAAAAACCCAAAGAGACCATTTGCAGCCATTGTTGGTGGTTCCAAGGTCTCCTCCAAGATTGGAGTGATTGAATCTCTTCTAGAGAAGTGTGATATATTGCTATTGGGCGGAGGAATGATCTTTACATTTTACAAAGCACAAGGACTCTCGGTTGGGTCGTCCCTGGTAGAAGAAGACAAACTTGACTTAGCAACAACACTTCTTGCGAAGGCTAAGGCGAAGGGAGTGGATCTCTTGCTACCAACCGATGTTGTTATAGCCGACAAGTTTGCCCCAGATGCAAACAGCAAGGTCTGTTTCTTTCAAcccttcttgatcttcaatcatgttgACGACAGCTAAGTTTTTGAACCATAAAATGAAATTGCAGATTGTGCCAGCGTCGGCGATCCCTGATGGCTGGATGGGACTAGATATTGGACCGGATTCTGTCAAGACTTTCAATGCTGCCTTGGACACCACACAAACTATTATTTGGAATGGACCGATGGGAGTGTTTGAGTTCGACAAGTTTGCTAGTGGCACAGAGGTAAATTCTTGATAAAAAGAATTTGCCTTTTTATTTACTTGAGTTATGAATCAGTTCCTGAAAGCTGTCCAAGT
The genomic region above belongs to Salvia miltiorrhiza cultivar Shanhuang (shh) chromosome 5, IMPLAD_Smil_shh, whole genome shotgun sequence and contains:
- the LOC130986011 gene encoding phosphoglycerate kinase, chloroplastic; this encodes MASTAASPAFCAIPKASTAARASLNPPTTRFLAKTPLRRLAFAAADPLLAHHVATKLRSFSAKPVRGVATMAKRSVGDLSAAELKGKKVFVRADLNVPLDDNQNITDDTRIRAAIPTIKHLINNGAKVILSTHLGRPKGVTPKFSLAPLVPRLSELLGIQVVKADDCIGPEVEKLVSGLADGSVLLLENVRFYKEEEKNEPEFAKKLASLADLYVNDAFGTAHRAHASTEGVTKFLKPSVAGFLLQKELDYLDGAVKNPKRPFAAIVGGSKVSSKIGVIESLLEKCDILLLGGGMIFTFYKAQGLSVGSSLVEEDKLDLATTLLAKAKAKGVDLLLPTDVVIADKFAPDANSKIVPASAIPDGWMGLDIGPDSVKTFNAALDTTQTIIWNGPMGVFEFDKFASGTEAVAKKLAELSGKGVTTIIGGGDSVAAVEKVGVAGVMSHISTGGGASLELLEGKALPGVLALDEATPVAV